A genomic stretch from bacterium includes:
- a CDS encoding SDR family NAD(P)-dependent oxidoreductase codes for MGNWLLIGGTSGIAIPLARELVKRGHRLYLTERENALERCREVANDLQIRAAVEVMVGRFEAMEPDRHGTFIAEVEKAFGELDGVIWVAGVLLPQADMERDPALAQLQHAVNYTAAITVLTSAASIMAERGRGMIVGFCSPAGDRIRKSNFFYGIDKQALEGLLEGLRLRFGEQGIKVVVAKPGPTATPMTAGLPKQPLLAQPEVVAKEIAKAIDKGCEVVYAPGIWRWIMLIIRNLPEFIFRKLSI; via the coding sequence ATGGGCAACTGGTTATTGATTGGCGGTACCAGCGGGATAGCGATTCCCTTAGCGCGGGAATTGGTAAAACGCGGACACCGGTTGTATCTCACCGAACGGGAAAACGCGCTGGAACGTTGCCGGGAAGTAGCCAATGATCTCCAAATTCGCGCTGCGGTCGAAGTGATGGTCGGGAGGTTCGAGGCGATGGAACCGGATCGCCACGGTACGTTTATCGCGGAAGTAGAGAAGGCGTTCGGTGAACTTGATGGCGTAATTTGGGTGGCTGGCGTATTGCTTCCCCAAGCGGACATGGAACGCGATCCGGCATTGGCACAATTGCAACATGCGGTGAATTATACGGCAGCGATAACTGTACTCACTTCGGCGGCGAGTATAATGGCGGAACGGGGGCGGGGGATGATCGTCGGATTTTGTAGTCCAGCCGGTGACCGCATCCGGAAATCGAATTTCTTTTATGGGATCGATAAACAGGCGTTGGAAGGATTACTGGAAGGACTACGGTTACGGTTTGGCGAGCAAGGGATAAAAGTAGTAGTAGCAAAACCCGGTCCTACAGCAACGCCGATGACCGCAGGGCTCCCCAAACAACCACTATTGGCGCAACCGGAAGTTGTAGCGAAAGAAATTGCGAAAGCAATTGACAAGGGTTGCGAAGTCGTTTACGCACCAGGCATCTGGCGTTGGATTATGCTCATCATTCGCAACCTGCCCGAATTCATTTTCCGGAAATTGTCGATATAG
- a CDS encoding lipocalin family protein encodes MKFILTIAMLLLSAITGFAADPKPVTTVPEIDLSKYMGVWYEIARYDNWFQRKCASHTTATYSLQPDGTIKVVNRCKTADGNWKEAGGVGRKQTPNGSNTKLEVRFAPEWMGWMSMVWGTYWIIDLAPDYSYAVIGDPDRKYLWILARTATIEPTVLQSIRTRLQEIGYDPNLLLFTKQD; translated from the coding sequence TTGAAGTTTATATTAACTATTGCTATGCTTTTACTCTCAGCAATAACCGGATTCGCCGCCGATCCGAAACCGGTAACAACCGTCCCGGAAATTGATTTATCAAAGTACATGGGGGTCTGGTATGAAATCGCCCGGTACGACAATTGGTTTCAACGGAAATGTGCCAGCCATACGACTGCGACGTATTCACTGCAACCGGATGGTACAATTAAAGTGGTAAATCGCTGTAAAACCGCGGATGGCAATTGGAAAGAAGCGGGTGGCGTCGGCCGCAAACAGACCCCGAACGGGAGTAACACCAAACTGGAAGTCCGATTTGCTCCAGAGTGGATGGGTTGGATGTCGATGGTGTGGGGTACCTACTGGATTATCGATCTTGCGCCGGATTATTCGTATGCCGTAATTGGCGATCCCGACCGTAAGTATCTTTGGATTCTTGCCCGGACAGCGACTATCGAACCAACGGTATTGCAATCGATTCGTACCCGTTTACAGGAAATTGGGTATGATCCGAACCTATTATTATTCACGAAGCAGGATTAG
- a CDS encoding decaprenyl-phosphate phosphoribosyltransferase, protein MILRLLRVRQWVKNLLVFAPLFFAQKFTSAEEWQRSGLAFLAFCFTASAIYIFNDIRDIEDDRQHPVKKHRPIAAGQISSASALLIAILLMASGFGVGYLLNMTALVVLVGYAGVMIFYSIWWKHIQLLDVLIIAGGITSRAILGADAIEVEISHWLLVCTFLIALMLALTKRRQELARYVEKNEHTRRSLENAPPLAAWDHWIAAVGGITILAYTLYTVDRATIENIGSIKLLYTVPIVAFAIFRYQLIVYTKQQGEDPTETLLGDKAILIAIAIWFAGVLTILMSKGASL, encoded by the coding sequence ATGATTCTCCGCTTACTCCGCGTCCGGCAATGGGTAAAAAACTTGCTGGTGTTCGCCCCGCTATTCTTCGCGCAGAAATTTACCAGCGCGGAGGAGTGGCAACGCTCAGGGCTTGCCTTTCTTGCATTCTGCTTCACCGCCAGTGCGATTTACATCTTTAACGATATTCGTGATATCGAAGACGACCGCCAGCACCCGGTAAAAAAACATCGTCCCATTGCTGCCGGTCAAATTTCTTCCGCGAGCGCTTTGCTCATCGCCATTTTACTGATGGCCAGCGGCTTCGGTGTTGGATACTTATTGAATATGACCGCTTTGGTTGTATTGGTAGGTTATGCCGGTGTCATGATTTTCTATAGCATCTGGTGGAAACATATTCAACTGCTTGATGTCTTAATCATTGCCGGTGGAATAACATCGCGGGCGATATTGGGTGCCGATGCCATCGAAGTCGAGATCTCGCATTGGTTATTGGTGTGTACATTCTTAATCGCACTGATGCTCGCCTTGACAAAACGACGGCAGGAGCTTGCCCGGTACGTCGAGAAGAATGAACACACCCGGAGGAGTTTGGAAAATGCGCCGCCGCTTGCTGCGTGGGATCATTGGATTGCCGCTGTCGGTGGAATAACAATTTTAGCATACACTCTTTATACCGTCGATAGAGCCACCATCGAAAACATCGGGTCGATAAAATTACTCTATACCGTTCCAATTGTCGCCTTCGCAATATTCCGGTATCAACTCATCGTGTACACAAAGCAACAAGGGGAAGACCCCACCGAAACGCTGTTAGGCGATAAAGCAATTTTAATCGCCATCGCAATTTGGTTTGCCGGTGTTTTAACGATTCTGATGAGTAAAGGAGCATCGCTTTGA
- a CDS encoding FAD-binding oxidoreductase, translating into MIDAPTVRQQLIAGWGVFPHGDAYVYTPRSLPDLQQFIQSRPANRKILAFGSSRSYGDAGFCSNEYALSMRGLSLVHQFDKTTGTIVVEAGITLEEIIAVALPHGWFLPVTPGTRFPTLGGCLAADVHGKNHHQAGTISNYIDWFDIVLADGTPRHCSRTENADLFCATAGGMGLTGVVYRIQLRLVPVETSFITAEYYRTANLSETMAVLAANDQEWNFTVAWVDCIANGKKIGRSEVSLGRHALLSELPQSLRAHPLQIDEKPPFTFPFQPPFSLVNNFTGELFNTAFYYKSGPSKKHRKVVPYNSFFYPLDIMHHWNRVYGPQGLVQYQILVPFADCEAVIAEVLRHCIKRKHPSTLAVLKRCGEAAGLLSFPKPGWLMAMDFPVTAGLFETLDDLDKIVLAAGGREYLAKDVRMKPETFRAMYPELPEWQAIKRKYDPDAIFCSDQAKRLQLL; encoded by the coding sequence TTGATCGACGCCCCTACTGTGAGGCAGCAGTTGATTGCGGGATGGGGGGTGTTTCCCCACGGCGATGCATATGTATATACACCGCGCTCCCTTCCCGATTTACAACAGTTCATCCAATCCCGTCCGGCGAATCGGAAGATTCTCGCCTTTGGCAGCAGCCGAAGCTATGGCGACGCCGGGTTTTGTTCCAACGAATATGCCTTGTCGATGCGCGGTTTATCCTTAGTACACCAATTCGATAAAACGACTGGAACAATTGTTGTCGAGGCGGGCATCACCCTCGAAGAAATCATCGCTGTCGCACTGCCGCACGGTTGGTTTCTACCGGTAACTCCCGGTACCCGTTTTCCGACGCTGGGCGGTTGTCTCGCCGCTGATGTACATGGCAAAAATCATCATCAAGCCGGTACGATCTCAAACTATATCGATTGGTTCGACATTGTTCTTGCCGATGGAACGCCCCGGCATTGCTCCCGCACCGAGAATGCGGACTTATTCTGCGCCACCGCCGGGGGAATGGGTCTCACCGGAGTCGTATACCGGATACAGCTCCGGTTGGTTCCTGTCGAAACTTCATTCATTACCGCCGAATATTATCGCACAGCAAATCTGTCGGAAACAATGGCAGTCTTGGCGGCGAATGATCAAGAGTGGAACTTTACGGTTGCGTGGGTCGATTGTATTGCCAACGGTAAAAAAATAGGACGTTCCGAAGTGAGTCTTGGCAGGCATGCGTTGTTATCTGAATTGCCGCAGTCATTGCGAGCGCATCCGTTACAAATCGATGAAAAGCCGCCGTTCACCTTCCCGTTCCAACCGCCGTTTTCCTTAGTTAACAATTTCACCGGTGAGTTGTTCAATACAGCGTTTTACTACAAATCCGGTCCGAGTAAGAAGCATCGGAAGGTTGTTCCATACAATAGTTTCTTCTACCCACTCGACATCATGCATCATTGGAATCGAGTGTACGGACCGCAGGGCTTGGTGCAATATCAGATTTTAGTACCGTTTGCCGATTGCGAGGCGGTTATTGCGGAGGTGTTGCGTCACTGTATCAAGAGAAAACACCCTTCGACGCTGGCGGTATTGAAACGCTGCGGCGAAGCGGCGGGATTACTTTCTTTCCCGAAGCCGGGATGGCTGATGGCGATGGACTTTCCCGTGACTGCTGGACTATTCGAGACTCTTGACGACTTGGATAAAATCGTTCTTGCAGCTGGCGGCAGAGAGTATCTTGCGAAAGATGTTCGGATGAAACCGGAGACGTTTCGAGCGATGTATCCTGAGTTGCCGGAATGGCAAGCGATCAAACGGAAGTATGATCCGGATGCGATATTTTGTTCCGATCAAGCAAAGCGGTTACAGTTATTGTGA
- a CDS encoding DUF3303 domain-containing protein, with translation MLFMIIEHYKPNSTQAIYDRFAANGRMLPAGVIYIDSWVLPDGSRCYQLMEAEHVGQLDEWASHWNDLVDFEYYPVVSSKEMAEKMKG, from the coding sequence ATGCTGTTTATGATTATCGAACACTACAAACCGAATTCAACGCAGGCTATCTACGACCGCTTTGCCGCAAACGGACGCATGTTGCCCGCGGGAGTCATCTACATCGATAGCTGGGTGTTACCTGATGGCAGCCGTTGCTACCAACTCATGGAAGCGGAGCATGTCGGGCAGCTCGATGAATGGGCGAGTCACTGGAACGACTTGGTAGACTTTGAGTATTATCCCGTCGTCAGCAGTAAGGAAATGGCAGAGAAAATGAAAGGTTAG
- a CDS encoding DUF2892 domain-containing protein: MDTKNIGKLDRYIRFLLAVGFVGWAVFAANYFWLIPAVLLLATVYTGRCLFYSMANMSTTPDLAVRKHKEMRYRPGK, translated from the coding sequence ATGGACACGAAAAACATTGGCAAATTGGATCGCTATATCCGTTTCCTGCTTGCCGTTGGATTTGTCGGTTGGGCTGTTTTTGCAGCGAATTACTTCTGGTTGATTCCTGCGGTGCTGTTGCTGGCGACCGTCTATACCGGACGTTGCCTATTTTACAGTATGGCAAATATGTCTACCACCCCGGATTTGGCAGTACGGAAACATAAAGAGATGCGTTATCGTCCCGGTAAGTGA
- a CDS encoding PAS domain S-box protein — protein sequence MKSKCSERDIKNLLEALPDGVLVVDVAGNIANANKQIETLFGYKRQELLTMAFDELLSASSKTNPQWLHGERFSQAKLPTKSLIEDYIGTRKDGSKFSASITTSGVETKNGWMSLAVVRDITNRKHLDEKMSRFATAVIDSDDAITIHDTDGRITAWNRGGERMYGYSEEEALQMSIWLLAPPDRVEEQKEFIYRLVAGETISTYETQRITKDGRILDVWLSVTKMVDETGKIIAIATTERDVTKRKKMEREIQDTKEYLQTVLDSSPLPVIAHDAQGNITRWNLAAETLFGWLESEVIGKPPPIIPTDQFPTFVENITRIASGEKIVYHDVPMLCKSGDLIPCDISIGPFGRSRTETTGFVAIISDVRERKQADKDRLHYESELRQAHKMEAVGRLAGGVAHDFNNMLSVIISYTELIMSMMKSDNPMYSYLHEIRKAGLSSAELTKQLLAFSRKQTTTPKVIKLDEVVAGVKKMLSRLVREEIRLKVISIGELWQIQIDPTQIEQVLTNLIVNSKDAISGNGTITIEMANTAFDETVKRRELSAAPGDYVMLAVSDTGCGMDAKTLENVFDPFFTTKEEGKGTGLGLSTVFGIVKQNEGVIHVYSEPSIGTTFKIYFPRFIGEVGDQSKKEEKIVLTGTETILIVEDELAVLNVVRVIVEEHGYKTLTADNPVEALLLVQEYNHPIDLMLTDVVMPTMNGKELKTQVEVFRPGIKTLFMSGYTSNIIADRGLIDESINFIHKPFSRLTLLQKMREVLDSSFSKSGNNSI from the coding sequence ATGAAATCCAAATGTTCAGAGCGAGATATTAAGAATCTGTTAGAAGCGCTTCCCGATGGCGTTCTCGTCGTCGATGTCGCTGGTAATATTGCGAACGCCAACAAACAGATTGAAACCCTCTTCGGCTATAAACGGCAAGAACTTCTCACGATGGCATTCGATGAGTTGCTTTCCGCATCCAGTAAAACCAACCCACAATGGCTTCATGGAGAGCGCTTTTCCCAAGCGAAGTTACCCACAAAAAGTTTGATTGAAGATTACATTGGCACACGGAAAGATGGCTCTAAATTTTCGGCAAGCATTACTACGAGCGGCGTGGAAACGAAGAACGGTTGGATGTCTTTGGCAGTCGTCCGGGACATTACTAATCGTAAACATCTGGATGAGAAAATGAGCCGCTTCGCTACCGCGGTTATCGATTCCGATGATGCCATTACAATACACGACACTGATGGTAGGATTACCGCTTGGAACCGTGGCGGTGAGCGGATGTATGGTTACAGTGAGGAAGAAGCGCTGCAGATGAGCATTTGGCTCCTCGCCCCGCCCGATAGAGTCGAGGAGCAAAAAGAGTTTATCTACCGGCTGGTCGCAGGCGAAACGATTTCCACGTATGAAACACAACGGATTACCAAAGATGGCCGCATCCTCGATGTTTGGTTAAGTGTAACGAAAATGGTGGATGAAACGGGAAAAATCATCGCGATTGCCACCACCGAGCGCGACGTCACCAAACGCAAGAAAATGGAGCGGGAAATTCAAGATACAAAAGAGTATCTCCAGACAGTATTAGATTCTTCTCCACTTCCTGTCATAGCACACGATGCCCAAGGGAACATTACGCGTTGGAATCTTGCAGCCGAAACGTTGTTTGGTTGGTTGGAGTCGGAGGTGATCGGCAAACCCCCGCCAATTATTCCTACTGACCAGTTTCCGACCTTTGTAGAGAACATTACCCGGATTGCAAGCGGTGAAAAAATTGTCTATCACGATGTCCCGATGCTCTGTAAAAGTGGTGATTTAATTCCTTGTGATATCTCAATTGGTCCGTTTGGCAGAAGTCGAACCGAAACGACAGGATTTGTCGCAATTATCAGCGATGTCCGCGAGCGCAAGCAAGCCGACAAAGACCGTTTACACTACGAATCCGAACTCCGTCAGGCGCACAAGATGGAAGCAGTGGGAAGATTGGCGGGCGGCGTTGCTCACGACTTTAACAATATGCTCAGTGTCATCATCAGCTACACAGAACTGATCATGTCGATGATGAAATCGGATAATCCGATGTACAGTTATCTGCACGAGATCCGAAAAGCTGGTCTTAGTTCAGCCGAGTTAACAAAGCAATTGCTCGCTTTTTCACGCAAACAGACCACCACTCCGAAAGTAATCAAACTCGATGAGGTTGTCGCCGGTGTAAAAAAAATGCTGAGTCGATTGGTCAGAGAAGAGATACGATTAAAAGTGATTTCCATCGGTGAACTATGGCAAATTCAGATCGATCCAACCCAGATTGAGCAAGTTCTTACCAATTTGATTGTTAATTCTAAAGATGCCATAAGCGGCAATGGAACGATTACCATTGAGATGGCAAACACTGCGTTCGATGAAACGGTGAAACGGCGTGAATTAAGCGCTGCGCCCGGCGACTATGTGATGCTCGCCGTGAGCGATACCGGCTGCGGAATGGATGCAAAAACATTAGAGAATGTATTTGATCCGTTTTTTACCACCAAGGAAGAGGGAAAAGGAACCGGACTGGGATTATCGACGGTCTTTGGCATCGTTAAACAGAACGAAGGCGTCATCCATGTCTACAGTGAGCCGAGTATTGGTACTACTTTCAAGATTTACTTCCCTCGGTTTATCGGTGAGGTTGGTGACCAGTCGAAAAAGGAGGAGAAAATTGTTCTCACTGGTACCGAGACCATCTTGATTGTAGAAGATGAGTTAGCAGTATTGAATGTTGTGAGAGTTATCGTGGAAGAACACGGTTATAAAACTCTTACTGCCGATAATCCGGTAGAAGCTTTGTTGCTTGTTCAGGAGTATAACCATCCGATTGATCTTATGCTTACCGATGTAGTCATGCCGACAATGAATGGCAAGGAGTTAAAGACACAAGTAGAAGTTTTCCGACCCGGCATTAAGACCTTGTTTATGTCGGGTTATACATCGAACATCATCGCCGACCGTGGGCTAATCGACGAAAGCATCAACTTCATTCATAAACCATTTTCACGATTGACATTGTTACAAAAAATGCGCGAGGTGTTGGACAGTTCATTTTCAAAATCTGGTAACAACAGTATTTAA
- a CDS encoding M28 family peptidase gives MSHRFPHIRQWMSFILLALLIGFVQGVVAADIPLPGTPSWNIGFDTTRAMHHVNVLASDSLEGRYSGFAGGAKTERYLAGHFANLGLVKPFGEDGYYQRFTYPAGDYAGPVEVVYTNAANQKSTYKQWKDITVYKSSGYGTVTGKLVFVGYGISAPEKGWDDYANIDVNGAIVVVMRGTPELPNTRWQDEAKAIFKARAAQKRGAVAMLSFEGNPPLLASLPPDGYMKNFPVVMISQTVADSLLASTGKTAAGWKTEFRKTRIPASQPLTGSITVTVQGNWFDNAPLANVGGILPGSDPALAKEVVVIGAHHDHHGKDALGNIYYGGNDNASGTATMMELAECFVKNNVKPKRSILFLGFAAEEEWLWGSQYFVEQFPKFGYKVVGMLNMDVVGTGGDTLGLGGLAEYPQLGDVYVSQWPDSVKKKTAFWRLYAGSDHTSFEVAGIPSYVVGSIGGVYKTYHTPEDTAGTVFAYSLKNIGELTYHATLAYANASQPYTQPPLAKASYFLHKSGGIHFLDAKSEFTPPVKQAIAGVRYFQPLVLFTVPVTNENSEAFLNIVYTTMEQAREFAKTNKVPFLADSIRKEWKGEANRGVSVAIPIAYLAGAKKAMVKSLARLGMAFITIDGEDVGDLWRGDQVNPAWTQFLQDAAEVGVYPVISNATTAQAIAIAKVSNNRAIVRMDAAKLNTETWKALSDVGCFALLDAQTMTPETAQQILTLKNRSRIALLASPAAIEQLIQAKIEDAELLELLQGNLRYQLESWNSPTGVVAAPRHPY, from the coding sequence GTGAGTCATCGCTTTCCGCACATCAGACAGTGGATGTCATTTATACTTCTTGCTCTATTGATTGGTTTCGTACAAGGTGTTGTCGCCGCAGACATACCTTTGCCCGGCACGCCATCGTGGAACATCGGGTTCGATACCACGCGCGCCATGCATCATGTGAACGTACTCGCTTCCGATTCGTTGGAGGGACGTTACAGTGGATTTGCCGGTGGTGCGAAGACTGAGCGGTATCTTGCCGGACACTTTGCGAACCTCGGGTTGGTGAAACCGTTCGGTGAGGATGGTTACTATCAACGCTTCACCTATCCCGCCGGCGATTATGCCGGTCCGGTCGAAGTGGTATACACCAATGCCGCCAACCAAAAATCTACCTATAAGCAGTGGAAAGACATCACCGTTTACAAGAGTTCGGGCTACGGTACAGTGACCGGTAAATTGGTTTTCGTCGGTTATGGCATCTCAGCGCCGGAAAAAGGCTGGGACGATTACGCCAATATTGATGTGAACGGGGCAATTGTCGTTGTGATGCGCGGAACGCCTGAATTACCTAATACTCGATGGCAAGACGAGGCGAAAGCGATTTTCAAAGCGCGGGCAGCGCAAAAACGCGGCGCCGTGGCGATGCTGTCGTTTGAAGGGAATCCCCCGCTATTGGCTTCATTGCCACCTGACGGTTACATGAAAAATTTCCCGGTGGTGATGATTTCGCAAACCGTTGCCGATTCGTTATTAGCGTCAACCGGAAAAACCGCCGCGGGATGGAAAACCGAATTTCGCAAAACCCGCATTCCGGCCTCGCAGCCATTGACCGGAAGTATCACGGTTACCGTACAAGGGAATTGGTTCGATAACGCGCCGCTCGCCAATGTTGGCGGGATTCTGCCCGGCAGCGACCCCGCGCTTGCGAAAGAAGTGGTTGTCATCGGCGCTCACCACGACCACCACGGGAAAGATGCGTTGGGCAACATCTATTATGGCGGCAACGATAACGCTTCCGGTACAGCGACGATGATGGAACTCGCCGAATGTTTCGTGAAGAATAACGTGAAACCGAAACGCTCGATCCTCTTTCTTGGCTTTGCCGCCGAGGAGGAGTGGTTGTGGGGTTCGCAGTATTTTGTCGAACAATTCCCGAAATTCGGGTATAAAGTCGTTGGCATGTTGAATATGGATGTCGTCGGCACTGGCGGCGATACCTTGGGTCTCGGCGGTCTTGCCGAGTATCCCCAATTAGGCGATGTCTACGTTTCGCAATGGCCCGATTCGGTGAAAAAGAAAACGGCGTTTTGGCGGTTGTATGCCGGCAGCGATCATACTTCGTTTGAGGTTGCCGGGATTCCGTCCTATGTCGTCGGTTCGATCGGCGGCGTATACAAAACCTATCACACCCCGGAAGATACCGCCGGGACAGTATTTGCCTATTCGTTAAAGAACATCGGCGAGCTGACGTATCACGCAACACTGGCGTATGCCAATGCTTCGCAGCCCTATACCCAACCGCCGCTTGCTAAGGCGTCGTACTTCCTGCACAAGAGTGGCGGCATCCATTTCCTCGATGCAAAATCGGAATTCACACCGCCCGTTAAACAAGCGATTGCCGGTGTCCGGTACTTCCAACCGTTGGTACTTTTCACGGTGCCAGTCACCAACGAAAACAGCGAAGCGTTTCTCAATATTGTGTATACGACGATGGAACAAGCTCGCGAATTTGCCAAAACGAATAAAGTGCCATTTTTAGCCGATTCGATTCGGAAAGAATGGAAAGGGGAAGCGAATCGCGGTGTGAGCGTCGCAATTCCGATTGCCTATCTCGCCGGAGCGAAAAAGGCGATGGTAAAATCGTTGGCACGATTAGGGATGGCATTCATTACCATCGATGGAGAAGATGTCGGCGACCTCTGGCGGGGCGATCAGGTCAATCCCGCATGGACACAGTTTTTACAAGATGCGGCGGAAGTCGGGGTGTATCCGGTTATTAGCAATGCAACGACGGCACAGGCAATCGCGATTGCAAAGGTGAGTAATAATCGGGCGATTGTTCGGATGGATGCAGCAAAATTAAACACAGAAACTTGGAAAGCGCTCTCCGATGTCGGATGTTTTGCATTGCTCGATGCGCAGACGATGACGCCGGAAACCGCACAGCAAATTCTTACGCTGAAGAACCGGA